Sequence from the uncultured Flavobacterium sp. genome:
GTAGGATATCCAGCGCTCTTTTTTCGGGTGCCAATATAAAAATTGCCGATAAATATTGTGCCAATACAATAATCGGAATGTTATAGCCTCTTACCACAGAGAACAAACTGACAATTTTCATCATTAAAAGTTTGTGCTGTCTGCTTAACATTTTTTAATTTCAGTTTTTGAGATTGAGGTGTAATTTAAGATTTTTTGTTGAAGAACCTTCGATCAAAGTTTGTTTTTTAGTAGTTCTTTAGCACCAAAGCCTAATTTTCGGATACAGGCCAAAGCTTGTTTTTGAGTTATATCGACTTCTTTAATGTCTTTTTTTTCTACAAAAACTACAGAACCGCTCCACGGATTTGGAGCATCGGGAACAAAAACCGAAAAGTTATTTTCGTTTATTTGTTCTATAAGAAATGCAAATTGCCAACCTGCATCTGTTGGAACCAAAATAACTTTTAAATCCTGATTGGATTCAAAACCCATTATGCTTTCATTCATGCTTTTCATGAAAGAATAACCAGGAACAAAGCTCAAAATT
This genomic interval carries:
- a CDS encoding DUF502 domain-containing protein, whose amino-acid sequence is MKSILQIIKATFLGGILFLAPLILLLVLLEKGFGIIQKITNPIINHFPKVKILGLAIEEVVAIVIILFICFTAGLIARTEYAKKLIQKLEDGILSFVPGYSFMKSMNESIMGFESNQDLKVILVPTDAGWQFAFLIEQINENNFSVFVPDAPNPWSGSVVFVEKKDIKEVDITQKQALACIRKLGFGAKELLKNKL